From the Homo sapiens chromosome 1, GRCh38.p14 Primary Assembly genome, one window contains:
- the CD84 gene encoding SLAM family member 5 isoform 3 precursor (isoform 3 precursor is encoded by transcript variant 3), giving the protein MAQHHLWILLLCLQTWPEAAGKDSEIFTVNGILGESVTFPVNIQEPRQVKIIAWTSKTSVAYVTPGDSETAPVVTVTHRNYYERIHALGPNYNLVISDLRMEDAGDYKADINTQADPYTTTKRYNLQIYRRLGKPKITQSLMASVNSTCNVTLTCSVEKEEKNVTYNWSPLGEEGNVLQIFQTPEDQELTYTCTAQNPVSNNSDSISARQLCADIAMGFRTHHTGLLSVLAMFFLLVLILSSVFLFRLFKRRQGASLQGRASEHSLFRSAVC; this is encoded by the exons ATGGCTCAGCACCACCTATGGATCTTGCTCCTTTGCCTGCAAACCT GGCCGGAAGCAGCTGGAAAAGACTCAGAAATCTTCACAGTGAATGGGATTCTGGGAGAGTCAGTCACTTTCCCTGTAAATATCCAAGAACCACGGCAAGTTAAAATCATTGCTTGGACTTCTAAAACATCTGTTGCTTATGTAACACCAGGAGACTCAGAAACAGCACCCGTAGTTACTGTGACCCACAGAAATTATTATGAACGGATACATGCCTTAGGTCCGAACTACAATCTGGTCATTAGCGATCTGAGGATGGAAGACGCAGGAGACTACAAAGCAGACATAAATACACAGGCTGATCCCTACACCACCACCAAGCGCTACAACCTGCAAATCTATC GTCGGCTTGGGAAACCAAAAATTACACAGAGTTTAATGGCATCTGTGAACAGCACCTGTAATGTCACACTGACATGCTctgtagagaaagaagaaaagaatgtgacATACAATTGGAGTCCCCTGGGAGAAGAGGGTAATGTCCTTCAAATCTTCCAGACTCCTGAGGACCAAGAGCTGACTTACACGTGTACAGCCCAGAACCCTGTCAGCAACAATTCTGACTCCATCTCTGCCCGGCAGCTCTGTGCAG ACATCGCAATGGGCTTCCGTACTCACCACACCGGGTTGCTGAGCGTGCTGGCTATGTTCTTTCTGCTTGTTCTCATTCTGTCTTCAGTGTTTTTGTTCCGTTTGTTCAAGAGAAGACAAG